The window CACCTCGCCCATGAGCATCACCGTGGCGGTGCCACCCCCCCAGCACTCGGCGATGTTCGGGCAGCGTGCTTCCTCGCACACCGTGGCCAGCTTCGTGCGGCGCACGATGGACTTCACCCGCTCGTACCCCTCGCCGTGAGGGAGACGCACCTTCAGCCACTCGGGCTTCCGGGTGGATTCGGCTACCTGGGGCAGGGGGAAACGATCGGGAGTCGCCATGGGTCGCGGGCCTTCTACGGTTGGGGCGAAAGCAGGGTCAAGCGGGAAGCCTTGACGCGATATGTCAGCTCTCGCGCGGATTCAAACGCTTCTCCCTTCTAACGCGACGCGCGCTTCCAGGCAGCGCGCGTCCACCCCGGAACACTCGCGCCCCCGCATCGAGGCCATGAGCCCGGCGGGCCCGGGTGATGCGCGGCTCGTCCACCGGGCGGGCGAGCACGCCCTTCCGACCAGCCAGCCCTCACGATGTCCATGCTTGGCGGCATGAGGGCCATCCACCTCGGGACGAGCGGGTACGTCTACAAGCACTGGAAGGCTTTGTTCTATCCACCCGGGCTGCCCGCCAGCCGCTGGCTGCCCTACTACGCCCAGGTCTTCTCCACCGTGGAGCTCAACGCTTCCTTCTACCGGCTGCCCACGGAGGACGCGGTGGACGGCTGGTTCGAGCAGACGCCTCCGGGCTTCCGCTTCGCCTGCAAGGGCAGCCGCTACCTCACCCACATGAAGCGGCTGACGGACGTGGGCGAGGGCCTGGAGCGCTTCTTCCGCGTCATCCTGCGCTTCGGCCCGAAGCTCGGTCCGGTGCTCTGGCAACTCCCGCCGCACATGAAGAAGCCGGATCCCGAGCGGCTGGAGCGCTTCCTCGCCGCCCTGCCCCGCGGCATCCACTCCGTCTTCGAGTTCCGCGACGCCGCCTGGTACCACGACGAGGTACTGGAGGTGCTCGACCGGTGGGACGTGTCCCTGTGCGAGCACGACCTCGTCCCGGTGCCCGTGCCCCGCCCCACCGGCAGCTTCCGCTACCTGCGCTTCCACGGCCTGGGGGCTCGCTACGCCGGGCGCTATGGCCGCGCGGCGCTGCGGCCCGTCGCGCGAGACCTGAAGGCGTGGCGCCAGAGGGGACGCGGCGCCTGGGTGTACTTCAACAACGACCTGCACGGGCACGCGCTGCTGGATGCGTTCGACCTGGCGGAGCTGCTCGGCCACGTCCCGGTGCACCCGCCCCCGGACATGCAACGGCCGCCCGAGACGGAGTCATCTCGGACGGCCTGAGTGAAACGGGCGTGAAGCGCCCGGCTCAGATGTGGATCGGGTGACCCAGGGTCATCTCGGCGCCTTCCTTCACGATCTCCGAGAGCGTGGGGTGGGCGTGCATCGTGTGCGCGAGCTCCTCGGTGGTGATCTCCAGGCGGAGCGCCACACAGGCCTCGGCGAGCAGCTCGGTGGCGTGCGGGCCCACCAGGTGGACGCCGAGCACCTCGTCGTACTTCTTGTCCGAGACCACCTTCACCAGGCCAATGCCCTCGTTGGAGATGGAGGCCTTGGTGACGGCGGAGAACGGGAAGATGCCCGTCTTCACGTCGTAGCCCCGCTCCTTGGCCTTCTTCTCCGTGAGGCCCACGGACGCCACCTCGGGGTAGCAGTAGGTGGCCGACGGGGTCAGGTCGTAGTTGATGGGCGTGGGCTTCTTGCCGGCGATGTGCTCCACCGCGAGCACCGCCTCGGCGCTGGCCACGTGGGCGAGCATGGGCGTGGGGATGACGTCACCGATCGCGTACACGTTCGGCTCGGTGGTGCGCATCATCTCGTCCGTCTTGATGAAGCCCCGGTCGGCCTTGATGGACGTGAAGCTCAAACCGATGTCCTCGGTCACCGGGGCGCGGCCCACGGCGGACAGGACGTACTCGGCCTCGATGGTGCGCGTCTCGGTGCCCACCGTCATGGTGAGCTTCACGCCGTTGGCGCTGCTCTCCACCTTCTCCACCTTGGCGCCGGTGTGCACGTCGATCTTGCGCTTCTTGAAGTGCTTCTCGAACTCCTTGGAGACGTCCACGTCCTCGATGGGCAGCAGGTTCGGCAGGTACTCCACCACGGAGACCTGGGTGCCCATGTGGTTGAAGACGGAGGCGAACTCGCAGCCCACCGCGCCCGCGCCAATGACGATGAGGCTCTTGGGAATGCGATCAATCGTGAGGATGGAGTCGCTGTTGAGCACGCGCTGGTGATCCACCTGCACGTTGGGCAGCGACTTGGGCACCGAGCCCGTCGCGATGATGATGTTCTTGGTGTCCAGCGTCTGCTTGGAGCCGTCGTCGGCGGTGACCTCGACCTTGCCCTTGCCGGCGATGCGGCCATGGCCCTTGAGGACCGAGATCTTGTTCTTCTTCATCAGGTAGTCGATGCCGTTGGCACCCTTGGTGACCACCTTCTGCTTGTGCTCCTGGACCTTGGCCCAGTTGACCACCGGCGCCGGCACCTCGATGCCGAAGTCCGCCGCTTCCTTGATGTGATGCAGGAGCGAGGCGCTCCAGAGCAGCGACTTGGTGGGGATGCAGCCCCGGTGGAGGCACGTGCCACCCAGGCGCTTGTCCTTCTCGATGAGGGCCGTCTTCAACCCGAGCTGCGCCGCCCGGATCGCACCGACATAACCCCCCGGGCCCGAACCGATGATCACCACGTCGAAAGTCTCAGCCACGAATGCCTCCGGGGTGGATGTAACCGCGCGGCGCTGATAACCACCCCTCCCGGCTGGAATCAAGGAGTTTGCACCTTGCGACGCTTCCCCGTCCGATCACTCCTCCTGATGACGCTCGCCCTGGTGGCCTTCGCGCGCCTCTATTACGTCACCCACACGGTGCCAGAAGGCGGAGGCGTCCCCGTGCCGCCCCGCGGCATCCCGTCCACGCCCTCCCTCAAAGCCCCGATCTGTCCGACCCTCGAGAAGTCCCTGGAAGGCGTCCTCAAGGCGCCCGAGGACCCCACGGCCCTTGCCGCGGCCCGACGGGAGCTGGACGCCTGCCCCACCCCGCCCATCCGGGCGTGCGAGCTGGGCCCGGCCCTGGATGCCCGCTTCCCGCTGACCGCCGGAATGGCCCCCGCGCGCGAGCTGCTCGACGTGCTGTGTCAGCGCTGCCCCTCGGGGGCCAACCCCTGCGAACAAGCCGTCGTCCGCGCGGTGAGGGCCTCGAGTCGGGGGGCAACACCCCCGCCCGCCCTTCCCCTCTGGCACCTGGAGCACGCTGGCCCGGGAACCCGGGAGGCCTGCGCCGAGGTGGTGCGCGCCCTGCTCGCGCCCGCCGCCCTGGACGAGGAGCCCCTGACGCAGGAGCGCAGGAGCTGGCTCGAGCAACTCACCCCGGTCTGCGCCCGCGAGGGACAGGTGTCTTCTCCGCTGCTGCGGGCCGTCGTGGTGCAAGGCGACGTGCCCGCCCTGGCCTCGCTCGTCCAGACGGCGATGCCCACCACCACGACCGCCGTGCTCAAGCCGGACCGCATCGTGGGCCCCGAGGGGGCGGAGCGGGCCTTCGACGGACAGGAGTCCACGTCCGTGACGCTCCCGGTGGCGGAGCAGGCGCCCGGGTGGCGCAAGGACGGCGCGCTGAGCGCGGTGTTCGAGCCCCCCGTCCAAGCCCTGACAGCCCTGCGCGTGCGCGCGCGAGGCCCGGGCGTGCTGCGAGCCGTGGTCCGGGTGGAGGAAGAGGTGGGGCTGAACGACCCGGACACGCGGACGAACTTCGTCCGCCCCAGGGTCTGCCAGTTCCAAGGCACCGGTCAGTGGGAGTCGTGCGCGCTGCCGGCCGCCCTCCTGAACGTGGAGGCGCTCAGTGTCTTTCCCACGAAAAGTCCACTTTCGCTGATCGACGTGGAAATCCGTGTAACGCGCTGAGGACCGAGACGTTGGAGCGGGCACCATGCGAACTACCCTGCTCGTCCTGACCCTTCTGTCCATGCCCGCCTTCGCCGCGAGTCCCCTCACCGGGCTCGTCGCCGAGTACGAGACGGGCCCGGCCGCCATCTTCCAGAACGACGGCCGCTATGGCGCCTCGGGCACGTCCTATTCGGCCGAGGATCTCCAGCAGAACGCCACCCTCTACCGCACCTGGCGCGCCGCCGTGGAGGCGCGCCTGGGCGCGCGGCATGGCCTCATCCTGCTGTACGCCCCGTTCGATGTGACCACGCGCGCGACGCTGTCGCGGGACATCGACTTCCGCGGAACCGTGTTCCCCGCGGGCACCGTGGTGGACAGCCGCTACCTCTTCGATGGGTTCCGCGGCAGCTACCTCTTCCGGCTCATCGACGGGGAGCGCTTCAAGTGGGACATCGGCGCGAGCGTGCAGATCCGCAACGCCCTGGTGGGATGGGGCGCGGTGGATGGCTCGCGCTACTCGCAGGAGAGCGACATCGGCGTGGTGGGCGCGCTGAAGACCCGGCTGCGCTACGAGCTGCCCTCGCGCGTATGGGCGGGGCTGGAGGCCGACGCGC is drawn from Cystobacter fuscus DSM 2262 and contains these coding sequences:
- the lpdA gene encoding dihydrolipoyl dehydrogenase, whose product is MAETFDVVIIGSGPGGYVGAIRAAQLGLKTALIEKDKRLGGTCLHRGCIPTKSLLWSASLLHHIKEAADFGIEVPAPVVNWAKVQEHKQKVVTKGANGIDYLMKKNKISVLKGHGRIAGKGKVEVTADDGSKQTLDTKNIIIATGSVPKSLPNVQVDHQRVLNSDSILTIDRIPKSLIVIGAGAVGCEFASVFNHMGTQVSVVEYLPNLLPIEDVDVSKEFEKHFKKRKIDVHTGAKVEKVESSANGVKLTMTVGTETRTIEAEYVLSAVGRAPVTEDIGLSFTSIKADRGFIKTDEMMRTTEPNVYAIGDVIPTPMLAHVASAEAVLAVEHIAGKKPTPINYDLTPSATYCYPEVASVGLTEKKAKERGYDVKTGIFPFSAVTKASISNEGIGLVKVVSDKKYDEVLGVHLVGPHATELLAEACVALRLEITTEELAHTMHAHPTLSEIVKEGAEMTLGHPIHI
- a CDS encoding DUF72 domain-containing protein, producing MLGGMRAIHLGTSGYVYKHWKALFYPPGLPASRWLPYYAQVFSTVELNASFYRLPTEDAVDGWFEQTPPGFRFACKGSRYLTHMKRLTDVGEGLERFFRVILRFGPKLGPVLWQLPPHMKKPDPERLERFLAALPRGIHSVFEFRDAAWYHDEVLEVLDRWDVSLCEHDLVPVPVPRPTGSFRYLRFHGLGARYAGRYGRAALRPVARDLKAWRQRGRGAWVYFNNDLHGHALLDAFDLAELLGHVPVHPPPDMQRPPETESSRTA